A window of the Acidovorax sp. YS12 genome harbors these coding sequences:
- a CDS encoding ATP-binding cassette domain-containing protein, whose translation MPAPLLFEARDLRKRYGATTVVDGLSFAIAAGECLGVIGPNGAGKTTTVRMCLGQTAPDAGQVRYHPPQGGAPLEMPRDALAIKARLGVVSQFDTLDPDFTCAENLEVFGRYFGLQPAAMRARIPRLLEFAALAHKAQARPGELSGGMRRRLSLARALVNEPHLLLLDEPTTGLDPQARHLMWERLQQLLQQGCAILLTTHFMDEAERLCGRLLVLDHGRKIAEGRPRELIAEHLEPEVVEAYGNGALALAQDATLRALAQRVEVSGETVFFYTQDARPLLQALAAHGHLRTLHRPANLEDLFLKLTGRQIREDG comes from the coding sequence ATGCCCGCCCCCTTGCTGTTCGAAGCCCGCGACCTGCGCAAGCGCTACGGCGCCACGACCGTGGTCGATGGCCTGTCGTTCGCCATCGCCGCCGGGGAATGCCTGGGCGTGATCGGCCCCAACGGCGCGGGCAAGACCACCACCGTCCGCATGTGCCTGGGCCAGACCGCGCCCGACGCGGGCCAGGTGCGCTACCACCCGCCGCAAGGCGGCGCGCCCCTGGAGATGCCCCGCGACGCGCTCGCCATCAAGGCCCGGCTCGGCGTGGTGAGCCAGTTCGACACGCTCGACCCCGACTTCACCTGCGCCGAGAACCTCGAGGTCTTCGGCCGCTACTTCGGCCTGCAGCCCGCCGCCATGCGCGCGCGCATCCCGCGCCTGCTGGAATTCGCCGCCCTGGCGCACAAGGCCCAGGCGCGGCCCGGCGAACTGTCGGGCGGCATGCGGCGGCGCCTGTCGCTGGCGCGCGCGCTGGTCAACGAGCCGCACCTGCTGTTGCTGGACGAGCCCACCACCGGTCTCGACCCGCAGGCGCGCCACCTGATGTGGGAGCGCCTGCAGCAGTTGCTGCAGCAGGGCTGCGCCATCCTGCTGACCACGCACTTCATGGACGAGGCCGAGCGCCTGTGCGGGCGCCTGCTGGTGCTCGACCACGGCCGCAAGATCGCCGAGGGCCGGCCGCGCGAACTCATCGCCGAACACCTCGAACCCGAGGTGGTCGAGGCCTACGGCAACGGCGCACTGGCCCTGGCGCAGGACGCCACGCTGCGCGCGCTGGCGCAGCGCGTGGAGGTCAGCGGCGAAACCGTCTTCTTCTACACGCAGGACGCGCGCCCGCTGCTGCAGGCCCTGGCCGCGCACGGCCACCTGCGCACCCTGCACCGGCCCGCGAACCTGGAGGACCTGTTCCTCAAGCTCACCGGCCGCCAAATCCGCGAGGATGGCTAG
- a CDS encoding ABC transporter permease: MDTPASIWRPPDLSWRWWPVFLRNLRVWRKLAIPSLVGNIAEPLMWLVAFGYGMGALVGQVQVGGRSVPYILFLASGSICMSAMNAASFEALYSAFSRMHVQKTWDGIMNAPIGLDNVVLAEMLWAAFKALFTATTILGVMLALGISHAPKLLVAWPVLLCVGIMFSSIALIFNALAKGYDFFTYYFTLVLTPMMFLSGVFFPREQLPPLVRAVSDWLPLTNAVELVRPLFMDQWPQHPLRHGLVMVLTTAAAYWVALALTRRRFRG, encoded by the coding sequence ATGGATACGCCTGCCTCGATCTGGCGCCCGCCCGACCTGTCGTGGCGCTGGTGGCCCGTGTTTCTGCGCAATCTGCGCGTGTGGCGCAAGCTCGCCATCCCCAGCCTGGTGGGCAACATCGCCGAGCCGCTGATGTGGCTGGTCGCCTTCGGCTACGGCATGGGCGCGCTTGTCGGCCAGGTCCAGGTGGGCGGCCGGAGCGTGCCCTACATCTTGTTCCTGGCCAGCGGCTCGATCTGCATGAGCGCCATGAACGCGGCGAGCTTCGAGGCGCTGTACTCCGCCTTTTCGCGCATGCACGTGCAAAAGACCTGGGACGGCATCATGAACGCGCCCATCGGCCTGGACAACGTGGTGCTGGCCGAGATGCTCTGGGCCGCCTTCAAGGCACTGTTCACCGCCACCACCATCCTGGGCGTGATGCTGGCGCTCGGCATCAGCCACGCGCCGAAGCTGCTGGTGGCCTGGCCGGTGCTGCTGTGCGTGGGCATCATGTTCTCCAGCATCGCGCTGATCTTCAACGCCCTGGCCAAGGGCTACGACTTCTTCACCTACTACTTCACGCTCGTGCTCACGCCCATGATGTTTCTCTCGGGCGTGTTCTTCCCGCGCGAGCAGCTGCCGCCGCTGGTGCGCGCGGTGTCCGACTGGCTGCCGCTGACCAACGCCGTGGAACTGGTGCGCCCGCTGTTCATGGACCAGTGGCCACAGCACCCGCTGCGCCATGGCCTGGTGATGGTGCTGACCACCGCCGCGGCCTACTGGGTGGCGCTGGCGCTCACGCGCCGGCGCTTCCGGGGCTGA
- a CDS encoding choline dehydrogenase produces the protein MFDYIVIGGGSAGAVLAGRLTEDPQVRVCLLEAGGADKSVLIHCPGGLAAMAKYEMFGWGFSTVPQPGLGGRRGYQPRGKVLGGSSSVNAMVYIRGQHADYDHWAAQGNPGWGWSDVLPYFQRAEHNERGADAWHGQGGPFNVADLRSPNRFSQVFVDAAVQAGHAHNRDFNGATQEGVGLYQVTHKNGERHSTAKGYLTPHLTRPNLQVVTGAHATRILFEGRRAVGVEYRQGGQLQQARARREVLLSAGALLSPQLLMLSGVGPADELQRHGIAVLHHLPGVGRHLHDHPDVVQVVNAPGLTDLFGLSLRGGLNVLRGIREWRSQRTGLLTSNFAEAGGFLKSRTEEEAPDLQLHFVIGKLVDHGRKTVFGHGYSCHVCLLQPRSRGSVRLASGDPLQLPLVDPNFLADPDDMARMVRGFQISRAILQQPALAQYGGREGQALAQAQTEAQIAQYIRQYADTIYHPVGSCRMGPGPLDVVDSQLRVHGLEGLRVVDASIMPRIVSGNTNAPTVMIAEKAVDLLRATHGP, from the coding sequence ATGTTCGACTACATCGTGATCGGCGGCGGCTCGGCGGGGGCCGTGCTCGCGGGCCGGCTGACCGAGGACCCCCAGGTGCGCGTGTGCCTGCTGGAGGCTGGCGGGGCCGACAAGAGCGTGCTCATCCACTGCCCCGGCGGGCTGGCCGCCATGGCCAAGTACGAGATGTTCGGCTGGGGCTTCTCCACCGTGCCGCAGCCCGGGCTGGGCGGGCGGCGCGGCTACCAGCCGCGCGGCAAGGTGTTGGGCGGCTCCAGCTCGGTCAATGCCATGGTCTACATACGGGGCCAGCACGCCGACTACGACCACTGGGCCGCGCAGGGCAACCCCGGCTGGGGCTGGAGCGACGTGCTGCCCTATTTCCAGCGTGCCGAGCACAACGAGCGCGGCGCCGATGCCTGGCACGGCCAGGGCGGCCCGTTCAACGTGGCCGACCTGCGCTCGCCCAACCGCTTCAGCCAGGTGTTCGTCGATGCCGCGGTGCAGGCCGGCCACGCGCACAACCGCGACTTCAACGGCGCCACGCAGGAGGGCGTGGGCCTGTACCAGGTCACGCACAAGAACGGCGAGCGCCACAGCACGGCCAAGGGCTACCTGACGCCGCACCTCACGCGGCCGAACCTGCAGGTCGTCACCGGCGCGCACGCCACGCGCATCCTGTTCGAAGGGCGCCGCGCCGTGGGCGTGGAATACCGCCAGGGCGGGCAACTGCAGCAGGCGCGCGCGCGACGCGAGGTGCTGCTGAGCGCGGGCGCGCTGCTGTCGCCGCAACTGCTCATGCTCTCGGGCGTGGGGCCGGCCGACGAGCTGCAGCGCCACGGCATCGCGGTGCTGCACCACCTGCCCGGCGTGGGCCGGCACCTGCACGACCATCCCGACGTGGTGCAGGTGGTGAACGCGCCCGGGCTCACCGACCTGTTCGGCCTGTCGCTGCGCGGCGGGCTCAACGTGCTGCGCGGCATCCGCGAGTGGCGCAGCCAGCGCACGGGCCTGCTCACGTCGAACTTCGCCGAGGCCGGGGGCTTTCTCAAGAGCCGCACCGAGGAGGAGGCGCCGGATCTGCAGTTGCACTTCGTCATCGGCAAGCTGGTGGACCATGGGCGCAAGACCGTGTTCGGCCACGGCTACTCCTGCCACGTCTGCCTGCTGCAGCCCAGGAGCCGGGGCAGCGTGCGCCTGGCCAGCGGCGACCCGCTGCAACTGCCGCTGGTCGATCCGAACTTCCTGGCCGACCCCGACGACATGGCGCGCATGGTGCGGGGCTTCCAGATCTCGCGCGCCATCCTGCAGCAGCCCGCGCTGGCCCAGTACGGCGGGCGCGAGGGGCAAGCGCTGGCCCAGGCGCAGACCGAGGCGCAGATCGCGCAGTACATCCGCCAGTACGCCGACACCATCTACCACCCCGTGGGCAGCTGCCGCATGGGGCCGGGGCCGCTGGACGTGGTGGACAGCCAGCTGCGCGTGCACGGCCTGGAGGGGCTGCGCGTGGTCGATGCGTCGATCATGCCGCGCATCGTCAGCGGCAACACCAACGCGCCGACGGTGATGATCGCCGAGAAGGCGGTGGATCTGCTGCGCGCCACCCACGGCCCATGA
- a CDS encoding 3-hydroxybutyryl-CoA dehydrogenase, whose product MTIQTVGIIGAGTMGNGIAQACAVSGINVVMVDISDAAVQKGIATVAGSLDRLIKKEKITAADKDAALARIKASTSYDDLKAAQLVIEAATENHELKLKILKQADALLAPEVIIASNTSSISITKLAAATSRADKFIGMHFFNPVPMMALVEIIRGLQTSDATHDAVKALAERLGKSPITVKNAPGFVVNRILVPMINEAFFVLAEGLATPEDIDAGMKLGCNQPIGPLALADMVGLDVCLAVMDVYLAEFGDSKYRACPLLKEYVAAGRLGRKTGRGVYSY is encoded by the coding sequence ATGACGATCCAAACCGTCGGCATCATCGGCGCAGGCACCATGGGCAACGGCATCGCCCAGGCCTGCGCAGTCTCTGGCATCAACGTGGTCATGGTGGACATCTCCGATGCCGCCGTGCAAAAAGGCATCGCCACCGTGGCCGGCAGCCTCGACCGCCTGATCAAGAAGGAAAAGATCACCGCCGCCGACAAGGACGCCGCGCTGGCGCGCATCAAGGCATCGACCAGCTACGACGACCTGAAGGCCGCACAGCTCGTCATCGAGGCCGCCACCGAGAATCACGAGCTGAAGCTCAAGATCCTCAAGCAGGCCGACGCGCTGCTGGCGCCCGAGGTCATCATCGCCTCGAACACCTCGTCCATCTCCATCACCAAACTGGCCGCCGCCACCAGCCGTGCCGACAAGTTCATCGGCATGCACTTCTTCAACCCGGTGCCGATGATGGCGCTGGTGGAGATCATCCGCGGCCTGCAGACCTCCGACGCCACGCACGACGCCGTGAAGGCGCTGGCCGAGCGCCTGGGCAAGAGCCCCATCACCGTGAAGAACGCGCCGGGCTTCGTGGTCAACCGCATCCTGGTGCCCATGATCAACGAGGCCTTCTTCGTGCTGGCCGAGGGCCTTGCCACGCCCGAGGACATCGACGCCGGCATGAAGCTGGGCTGCAACCAGCCCATCGGCCCGCTGGCGCTGGCCGACATGGTGGGCCTGGACGTGTGCCTGGCCGTGATGGACGTGTACCTGGCCGAGTTCGGCGACAGCAAGTACCGCGCCTGCCCGCTGCTCAAGGAATACGTGGCCGCCGGCCGCCTGGGCCGCAAGACCGGGCGCGGCGTGTACAGCTACTGA
- a CDS encoding MarR family transcriptional regulator, producing the protein MHTTPSPSELLRLDNQVCFALYSASLAMTKLYKPLLDALGLTYPQYLVMLVLWEQDGLGVSELGERLYLDSGTLTPLLKRLEAAGLVARQRDAQDERRVRVALTAPGRALRQQAEGIPACMLQRMQCSPPELMELKTRLHTLRSHLAGA; encoded by the coding sequence ATGCACACGACGCCCTCCCCCTCCGAACTGCTGCGGCTGGACAACCAGGTCTGCTTCGCGCTGTATTCGGCGTCCCTGGCCATGACCAAGCTGTACAAGCCGCTGCTCGACGCGCTCGGCCTGACCTACCCGCAGTACCTGGTGATGCTCGTGCTGTGGGAGCAGGACGGCCTCGGCGTGTCCGAACTGGGCGAACGCCTGTACCTGGACTCGGGCACGCTCACGCCGCTGCTCAAGCGGCTGGAGGCAGCCGGCCTGGTGGCGCGCCAGCGCGACGCGCAGGACGAGCGCCGCGTGCGCGTCGCGCTCACGGCCCCGGGCCGCGCGCTGCGCCAGCAGGCCGAAGGCATTCCCGCCTGCATGCTGCAGCGCATGCAGTGCAGCCCGCCGGAACTCATGGAACTCAAGACCCGGCTGCACACCCTGCGCAGCCACCTCGCCGGCGCGTAG
- a CDS encoding organic hydroperoxide resistance protein, translated as MASLDKVLYTARAHTTGGRDGASRTDDGRLDVTLSSPGTSGSGTNPEQLFAAGYSACFIGALKAVAARQKLALPQDVAIDAEVDLGTIPNAYGIAARLTVHLPGMERAAAQALVEAAHQVCPYSNATRGNIDVTLTVA; from the coding sequence ATGGCATCGCTCGACAAAGTCCTCTACACCGCCCGCGCCCACACCACCGGCGGCCGCGACGGCGCCTCGCGCACCGACGACGGGCGCCTGGACGTGACCCTCTCCTCCCCCGGCACCAGCGGCAGCGGCACCAACCCCGAGCAGCTCTTCGCCGCGGGCTACTCGGCCTGCTTCATCGGCGCGCTCAAGGCCGTGGCGGCGCGCCAGAAGCTGGCGCTGCCGCAGGACGTGGCGATCGACGCCGAGGTGGACCTGGGCACCATCCCCAACGCCTACGGCATCGCCGCGCGCCTGACGGTGCACCTGCCCGGCATGGAGCGCGCCGCCGCCCAGGCACTGGTGGAAGCAGCGCACCAGGTCTGCCCCTACTCCAACGCCACGCGCGGCAACATCGACGTAACCCTCACCGTCGCCTGA
- a CDS encoding metallophosphoesterase family protein, whose protein sequence is MKIALLSDIHANRQALDACLAHARAQGARQFALLGDLVGYGGEPAAVLDQAMALAQEGALIVQGNHDAAAVTPPAQAEQLGEQSAQWTHAQLSAAQREFLASRPLTARLGPYALLVHASADQPGRWHYISDGSAAERSMSAASLLDPSIRYVFSGHVHEQALYFLTPTAKLMRFTPQPGVPVPVPMHRQWLAIVGSVGQPRDHDARAMYALFDEQACSLTFHRVPYDHAAAAAAIRAAPLPAFFADRLEAGR, encoded by the coding sequence ATGAAAATCGCCCTGCTGTCCGACATCCACGCCAACCGCCAGGCCCTGGACGCCTGCCTCGCACACGCCCGCGCCCAGGGCGCCCGGCAATTCGCGCTGCTCGGCGACCTGGTGGGCTACGGCGGCGAACCGGCGGCCGTGCTGGACCAGGCCATGGCCCTGGCGCAGGAGGGCGCGCTCATCGTGCAGGGCAACCATGACGCTGCCGCCGTCACCCCGCCCGCGCAGGCCGAGCAACTGGGCGAGCAGAGCGCGCAGTGGACGCACGCGCAGCTCAGCGCCGCGCAGCGCGAATTCCTCGCCAGCCGCCCGCTCACCGCGCGCCTCGGGCCCTACGCGCTGCTGGTGCACGCCAGCGCCGACCAGCCCGGGCGCTGGCACTACATCAGCGACGGCAGCGCCGCCGAGCGCAGCATGTCGGCCGCCAGCCTGCTCGACCCGTCGATCCGCTACGTCTTCAGCGGCCACGTGCACGAGCAGGCGCTGTACTTCCTCACGCCCACAGCCAAGCTCATGCGCTTCACGCCACAGCCCGGCGTGCCCGTGCCCGTGCCCATGCACCGGCAGTGGCTGGCCATCGTCGGCTCGGTGGGCCAGCCGCGCGACCACGACGCGCGCGCCATGTACGCGCTGTTCGACGAGCAGGCCTGCAGCCTCACCTTCCACCGCGTGCCCTACGACCACGCGGCTGCTGCCGCCGCCATCCGCGCCGCGCCGCTGCCCGCGTTCTTCGCCGACCGGCTGGAGGCCGGCCGATGA
- a CDS encoding protein kinase, translated as MKLLDPGTEVDGFVVRECIHAGGMAHIYAVAYAQQARDPGFSLAMKIPRMTAGDGAENIVSFEVELQILPVLSGPHVPRFVAAGDLLRLPYLVMEYVPGQTLQHWLDQPERPGATTVAQLGAAMALAAHSLHQQNCCHLDLKPGNVLIRPDGSAVLLDFGLSCHAHYPDLLAEEMRKAVGSPAWIAPEQVVGVRGDLRSDIFAIGVMLYELATGELPFGAPTTQGGLRQRLWMTPAPPREHRPDLPEWLQEIILRCLEPEAAQRYPSAAHLAFDLANPGQVAITERGRRTRGPGVRAHLKRWIKAAGMHYQPSPLPTSQIEEAPILMVAVPHQDVQDATLYSLREAVARSLGIRPGARLACVTVLSPSASSASDAERSETTLHRTHLARLKAWAQPLPLAGHSVSYHVLEASDVGQALVRYAEGNRVGLMILGAATHGLQLQRFIDTVPIRVAREAPCTVILVKQQLPFEQLHA; from the coding sequence ATGAAGCTGCTCGACCCCGGCACCGAAGTCGATGGCTTCGTGGTGCGCGAGTGCATCCACGCCGGCGGCATGGCGCACATCTACGCCGTGGCCTACGCGCAGCAGGCGCGCGACCCCGGCTTCTCCCTGGCCATGAAGATCCCGCGCATGACGGCGGGCGACGGCGCCGAGAACATCGTCAGCTTCGAGGTCGAGCTGCAGATCCTGCCCGTGCTCAGCGGCCCGCACGTGCCGCGCTTCGTCGCCGCGGGCGATCTGCTGCGCCTGCCCTACCTGGTGATGGAATACGTACCCGGCCAGACGCTGCAGCACTGGCTCGACCAGCCCGAGCGCCCCGGCGCCACCACCGTGGCCCAGCTCGGCGCCGCCATGGCGCTGGCCGCGCACAGCCTGCACCAGCAGAACTGCTGCCACCTCGACCTCAAGCCCGGCAACGTGCTCATCCGCCCCGACGGCAGCGCCGTGCTGCTCGACTTCGGCCTGTCGTGCCACGCGCACTACCCCGACCTGCTGGCCGAGGAAATGCGCAAGGCCGTCGGCTCGCCCGCCTGGATCGCGCCCGAGCAGGTGGTGGGCGTGCGCGGCGACCTGCGCAGCGACATCTTCGCCATCGGCGTCATGCTCTACGAGCTGGCCACGGGCGAACTGCCCTTCGGCGCGCCCACCACGCAGGGCGGGCTGCGCCAGCGCCTGTGGATGACGCCCGCGCCGCCGCGCGAGCACCGCCCGGACCTGCCCGAGTGGCTGCAGGAAATCATCCTGCGCTGCCTCGAGCCCGAGGCCGCGCAGCGCTACCCCTCGGCTGCGCACCTGGCGTTCGACCTGGCCAACCCCGGCCAAGTGGCCATCACCGAGCGCGGCCGGCGCACACGCGGCCCCGGCGTGCGCGCGCACCTCAAGCGCTGGATCAAGGCCGCCGGCATGCACTACCAGCCCAGCCCGCTGCCCACCAGCCAGATCGAGGAGGCGCCCATCCTCATGGTCGCCGTGCCACACCAGGACGTGCAGGACGCCACCCTGTACTCGCTGCGCGAGGCCGTGGCGCGCTCGCTCGGCATCCGCCCCGGCGCGCGCCTGGCCTGCGTCACCGTGCTCTCGCCCTCGGCCAGCAGCGCCTCGGACGCCGAGCGCAGCGAAACCACGCTGCACCGCACCCACCTGGCGCGGCTCAAGGCCTGGGCGCAGCCCCTGCCGCTGGCTGGCCACAGCGTGAGCTACCACGTGCTGGAGGCCAGCGACGTGGGCCAGGCCCTGGTGCGCTACGCCGAAGGCAACCGTGTCGGCCTGATGATCCTGGGCGCGGCCACGCACGGGCTGCAGCTGCAGCGCTTCATCGACACCGTGCCCATCCGCGTGGCGCGCGAGGCGCCGTGCACCGTCATCCTGGTCAAGCAGCAGTTGCCGTTCGAGCAGCTCCACGCATGA
- a CDS encoding nucleotidyltransferase family protein yields MLLDQLHARKDTIAALGSRYGARRIRVFGSVARGQERPDSDVDFLVAFDPGYDLFAQRLPLTRQLADLLGRPVDLVPEHELNRHLRDSILQEAVEL; encoded by the coding sequence ATGCTTCTCGACCAGCTCCACGCCCGCAAGGACACCATTGCCGCACTGGGCAGCCGCTACGGTGCCCGGCGCATCCGCGTGTTCGGCTCCGTGGCGCGCGGCCAGGAGCGGCCCGACAGCGACGTGGATTTCCTCGTGGCGTTCGACCCCGGCTATGACCTGTTCGCACAGCGCCTGCCGCTGACGCGGCAGTTGGCCGATCTGCTGGGGCGCCCGGTCGATCTGGTGCCCGAGCACGAACTGAATCGCCATCTGCGCGACAGCATCCTGCAGGAAGCCGTCGAGCTATGA
- a CDS encoding response regulator transcription factor — protein MIEVILLEDEPVLRAELGEFLEQTGYAPQCVASLAEWERHFDARRHRLAVIDIGLPDGSGLALIQRLRQDGQQLGIVVFSAHNTSADRIDGLATGADHYLGKGCDLDELEATLAALARRLGLQSSQARWLLELGPQRLQPPGVPPIALSHQDALVLQCLMRAEGRSVSRRQIVQALGGNVLDYDQRRLDTQMRRLRRKVLEESGQRLPVKTLRGSGYCFYAAANVAE, from the coding sequence ATGATCGAAGTCATCCTTCTCGAAGACGAACCCGTGCTGCGCGCGGAGCTGGGCGAATTCCTGGAGCAGACCGGCTACGCGCCGCAGTGCGTGGCCAGCCTGGCGGAATGGGAGCGCCACTTCGACGCGCGACGCCACCGGCTGGCGGTGATCGACATCGGCCTGCCCGACGGCAGCGGGCTGGCGCTGATCCAGCGGCTGCGCCAGGACGGGCAGCAACTGGGCATCGTGGTGTTCAGCGCGCACAACACTAGCGCCGACCGCATCGACGGATTGGCCACCGGCGCCGACCACTACCTGGGCAAGGGCTGCGACCTCGACGAGCTGGAGGCCACGCTGGCCGCGCTGGCGCGCCGCCTGGGGCTGCAGAGCAGCCAGGCGCGCTGGCTGCTGGAGCTGGGGCCGCAGCGCCTGCAGCCGCCGGGCGTGCCGCCCATCGCGCTGTCGCACCAGGACGCGCTGGTGCTGCAGTGCCTGATGCGCGCCGAGGGCCGGAGCGTGAGCCGCCGCCAGATCGTGCAGGCGCTGGGTGGCAACGTACTGGACTACGACCAGCGCCGCCTGGACACGCAGATGCGCCGCCTGCGCCGCAAGGTGCTGGAAGAAAGCGGCCAGAGGCTGCCGGTGAAGACGCTGCGCGGCAGCGGCTACTGCTTCTATGCGGCGGCCAATGTGGCGGAGTGA
- a CDS encoding sensor histidine kinase, which produces MPDYRALTAALALLAALWLALLAPAHAQAPLRLAPNAQVLGTAGHLERLDDPTGTLDAAQAGAAPGWAALPGSLNAGYTSTTVWLRLRLEAPQPGAWMLQAGNAVIDDMHVYVQAPGGGGWRNAGSSGEDIPRHLWPVDYRSPVLQLELAQAGEYTVLVRLATRNALKTRLEIWQRLAFDNHSRREGLLFGLYFGFYLLLICLHALFWHFTRAPLSGLFVAYLGTCVSNEALSLGLVQQITGMSGAVSDRLLGTGIACVMAIALHLSSGQLLLAQQFPRTARALALGSTAASALAVLAVQLGHYSAGTVPIQMLSLALIGVFTGMALALLRRGHRPARFFLMVFGSFYASVLITYARNLGWLPVNAFTENISAIGTMLHMVLLSLWIVGGYERQRRARERQRMQLEAELAQRQQREDELLHTLELERRVREEQRDFVAMVSHEFRTPLAVITTSAQQLGRNLDAPPDKTLARSRNIRTAAQRLLALVDDCLADDRMAEPHTTPQRAPCDLHALTDELRQDFAPGRIACTHGEGTRHLATDAALLRIALRNLLANADRHAPEDAVVQLDTRLHGAHLRIQVSHPAAAIPPEEQPHLFARYWRGSGAQHRPGAGLGLYLVRRIAEKLGGSVALASAGGDAPVCFLLELPAAPHALPKA; this is translated from the coding sequence ATGCCGGATTATCGTGCGCTGACCGCCGCCCTGGCCTTGCTGGCGGCCCTGTGGCTGGCCCTGCTGGCGCCGGCGCATGCGCAGGCGCCGCTGCGGCTGGCGCCCAATGCCCAGGTGCTGGGCACGGCGGGCCACCTGGAGCGCCTGGACGACCCCACGGGCACCCTGGACGCGGCGCAGGCCGGCGCCGCGCCCGGCTGGGCAGCGCTGCCCGGCAGCCTGAACGCGGGCTACACCAGCACCACCGTGTGGCTGCGCCTGCGCCTGGAAGCGCCGCAGCCCGGCGCGTGGATGCTGCAGGCGGGCAACGCCGTGATCGACGACATGCATGTATACGTGCAGGCGCCCGGCGGCGGCGGCTGGCGCAACGCCGGCAGCAGCGGCGAGGACATTCCCCGGCACCTGTGGCCCGTGGACTACCGCAGCCCCGTCCTGCAACTGGAGCTGGCGCAGGCGGGCGAATACACCGTGCTGGTGCGCCTGGCCACGCGCAACGCGCTCAAGACCCGGCTCGAAATCTGGCAGCGCCTGGCGTTCGACAACCACTCGCGCCGCGAGGGCCTGCTGTTCGGCCTGTACTTCGGCTTCTACCTGCTGCTGATCTGCCTGCACGCGCTGTTCTGGCACTTCACGCGCGCGCCGCTCAGCGGCCTGTTCGTGGCCTACCTCGGCACCTGCGTGTCCAACGAAGCGCTCTCGCTCGGGCTGGTGCAGCAGATCACCGGCATGAGCGGCGCCGTCAGCGACCGGCTGCTGGGCACCGGCATCGCCTGCGTCATGGCGATTGCCCTGCACCTCTCCAGCGGACAGTTGCTGCTAGCGCAGCAGTTTCCGCGCACGGCGCGCGCCCTGGCCCTGGGCAGCACCGCCGCCAGCGCACTGGCCGTGCTGGCCGTGCAGTTGGGCCACTACAGCGCGGGCACGGTGCCGATACAGATGCTGTCGCTGGCGCTCATCGGCGTCTTCACCGGCATGGCGCTGGCACTGCTGCGACGCGGCCACCGGCCCGCGCGCTTCTTCCTCATGGTGTTCGGCAGCTTCTACGCCAGCGTGCTCATCACCTACGCGCGCAACCTGGGCTGGCTGCCGGTGAATGCCTTCACCGAGAACATCTCCGCCATCGGCACCATGCTGCACATGGTGCTGCTGAGCCTGTGGATCGTGGGCGGCTACGAGCGCCAGCGCCGCGCGCGCGAACGCCAGCGCATGCAGCTCGAAGCCGAACTCGCGCAGCGCCAGCAGCGCGAGGACGAACTGCTGCACACGCTGGAGCTGGAGCGGCGCGTGCGCGAGGAGCAGCGCGACTTCGTGGCCATGGTGTCGCACGAATTCCGCACGCCGCTGGCCGTCATCACCACCAGCGCCCAGCAGCTCGGGCGCAACCTGGATGCACCGCCTGACAAGACCCTGGCGCGCAGCCGCAACATCCGCACCGCCGCCCAGCGCCTGCTGGCCCTGGTGGACGACTGCCTGGCCGACGACCGCATGGCCGAGCCCCACACCACGCCGCAGCGCGCGCCCTGCGACCTGCACGCCCTCACCGACGAACTGCGCCAGGACTTCGCGCCCGGCCGCATCGCCTGCACGCATGGCGAAGGCACCCGGCACCTCGCCACCGACGCCGCGCTGCTGCGCATCGCCCTGCGCAACCTGCTGGCCAACGCCGACCGCCACGCGCCCGAAGACGCCGTGGTGCAGCTCGACACCCGCCTGCACGGCGCGCACCTGCGCATCCAGGTCAGCCACCCCGCCGCCGCCATACCGCCCGAGGAGCAGCCCCACCTGTTCGCGCGCTACTGGCGCGGCAGCGGCGCGCAGCACCGCCCCGGCGCCGGGCTGGGGCTGTACCTGGTGCGGCGCATCGCCGAGAAGCTGGGCGGCAGCGTGGCCCTGGCCAGCGCCGGGGGCGATGCGCCGGTGTGCTTCCTGCTGGAACTGCCGGCAGCGCCGCACGCGCTTCCAAAAGCATAG